Within Streptomyces albofaciens JCM 4342, the genomic segment GGCGGCTCGGTCCTGTGGGCCGACTCCGGCTCCGGCGTCTACAAGAAGCTGGTGCTCGGCCCGGACGGCAAGCTGATGGGCGGCATCCTGGTCGGCGACGCGGACGCGTACGGCACCCTGCGGCCCCTGGTGGGAGCCCAGCTGCCCGGACCGGCCGCCTCCTTCCTGCTGCCCGCCGGCGAAGCGGGCCCGGTGGACACCACCGCGGTGCTGCCCGACGACGCGGTGATCTGCTCGTGCAACGGCGTCACGAAGAAGGCCCTGCGCGACGCGGTCCGCGGCGGCGCGCACGACCTGGCCGCCGTGAAGAAGTGCACCGGCGCCGGCACCCAGTGCGGCGGCTGCGTCGGCGCCGTGACGTCGATCATGGAAGCGCAACTGGCGGCCGAGGGGATCGAGACGGGACCGGGCGGCCTGTGCCCGGACTTCACGCAGACCCGCCGCGAGCTGTACGAGATCGTCCGGGTGACCGGCATCGACAGCTTCTCCCGCCTGGCGAAGGAGTACGGCGTACCCGGCCCGGACGGCAAGCCGCCGCACGGCTGCGCGGTCTGCCGCCCCACCGTCGCCTCGCTCCTGGCCACCCTCGGCCCCGAACTCGGCCTCCACCACATCCTCGACGGCGAACAGGCCGCCCTCCAGGACACCAACGACCTCTTCCTCGCCAACCTCCAGAAGGACGGCACCTACTCCGTGGTGCCCCGCCTGCCCGCCGGTGAGATCAGCCCGGACCACCTCATCGTGCTCGGCGAGATCGCCCGCGAATTCGGCCTCTACACCAAACTCACCGGCGGCCAGCGCATCGACCTGTTCGGCGCCACCGTGGACCAGCTGCCGGACATCTGGCGCAGGCTGGTCGACGCCGGCCTCGAATCGGGCCACGCGTACGGCAAATCCCTGCGCACCGCGAAATCCTGCGCCGGATCCCGCTGGTGCCGCTTCGGGCAGCGCGATTCCGTGGGCATGGCCGTGGAGCTGGAACTGCGCTACCGCGGACTGCGGTCCCCGCACAAACTCAAGCTGGCGGCTTCCGGCTGCATCCGCGAATGCGCCGAGGCCCAGAGCAAGGACGTCGGCGTCATCGCCACGGCGAAGGGCTGGAACCTCTACGTGGGCGGCAACGGAGGCACCAAGCCCCGCCACGCCGACCTGCTCGCCCAGGACCTGGGCGACGCGGAACTCATCCGCACCATCGACCGCTTCCTCATGTTCTACATCCGCACCGCGGAACGCCTGGAACGCACCGCGACGTGGCTGGAGCGCATCGACGGCGGCATCGACCACGTACGGGACGTCGTCCTGCACGACTCCCTCGGCCTGGCCGAAGAACTGGAATCCCAGATGCAGCGCCACGTCGACGCCTACCGGGACGAATGGCAGGCCGTCCTGGAAGACCCGGCCAAACTCCGCCGCTTCACCAGCGCCTTCCCCGCCCCCACCGGCCCGGCCGGCCCCGGCCACGTCCAGGTCCGTACGCACGAGGGCGACTGGCGGTCGGTCTGCCTCCTGGACGACCTCGAACCCGGACGCGGCATACCGGTCCGCGTCGGCGACGAACCGGGCCCGATCGCCCTCTTCCGCTCCCCGGACGGCGAACTCTTCGCCGTCTCCGACACCGACCCCGTCTCCGAGGCGGACGTCATCTCCCGCGGCATCTACGGCGCGGTCGACGGAGCGCCGGTCGTCACCTCACCCATGTACAAGCAACGCTTCGACCTGCGCACGGGCGCCTGCCTGGACGACGAGAACCAGCGACTGGAGGTGCATCCGGTACGGGTGCTGTGACGTGACGGTCCGGGCGGGGAGCCAGGGGGCGGTACCGGGCCGGACAGCACACGCTGCGGCATCACCATGACGCCCTCCCCGTCACGGGTGGCACTCCGAGCGGACCATCTCAACGCATCGTAGGGGAAGGCACCGACAACGGCCCTCGGCCGAGGAAGCGGCCGGTACGAGCTGCCGTCCGGTGCGGCAACGCCCCGTCCGAGACCGGTCGGACGGGGCGTCGTACCGCGGTGGGCGTCATGCCGCGCGGATCACCCGAAGAAGTTCCAGTTCCCCTCGACCGGCAGCGGGTAGCCGCTGTCGGTCCGGTCGCTGACCAGGTCGTACCGGACGTACTGGTCGTCCTTGAACAGGTACACCTTGTCCGTGTCGAGCACCGAGTTGACGGCCGCGTCGATACCCCGCTGGAAGTTCTCCGGCAGCCCGCGCCAGCCGCGCAGGATGGGCGTCGGCCCGCCGAGGAGCTTGTCGTTGGGAACGTCGTAGCGGATGTACAGGTCGTCCTTGAAGATCCAGCTGACGTTCGGGTCGCTCTGGTGGTTGACGGCGGCGTCGATGCCGAGCTGGAAGTCCGGCGGCAGGCCCTTCCACGCCTCCGCGATGCCGAGCGGGT encodes:
- the nirB gene encoding nitrite reductase large subunit NirB, which produces MLSSTDRPTLVLVGHGMVGQRLLEELAVRDALAGPDGADDPGDGQRWRVVVLAEEERRAYDRVHLSSLFTGTTPEELNLADPGFLARHDITLRLGDPATAIDTATRTVTTRRGAAWHYDALVLATGSYAFVPPVPGRDAPGCFVYRTVEDVRAIREAARGARTAAVVGGGLLGLEAVGALRSLGLETSVVEAAPRLMPGQVDRGGSDVLARTIEAMGVHVHTDAAITEVWTGADGRVRGLSLSDGGSVQADLIVFSVGVRPRDELARTAGLDVADRGGIVIDAQCRTSAPEVYALGECARAADGHVYGLVAPGYRMAEVLADTLTGKENGFTGADTSTKLKLLGADVASFGDPFAPDAGGSVLWADSGSGVYKKLVLGPDGKLMGGILVGDADAYGTLRPLVGAQLPGPAASFLLPAGEAGPVDTTAVLPDDAVICSCNGVTKKALRDAVRGGAHDLAAVKKCTGAGTQCGGCVGAVTSIMEAQLAAEGIETGPGGLCPDFTQTRRELYEIVRVTGIDSFSRLAKEYGVPGPDGKPPHGCAVCRPTVASLLATLGPELGLHHILDGEQAALQDTNDLFLANLQKDGTYSVVPRLPAGEISPDHLIVLGEIAREFGLYTKLTGGQRIDLFGATVDQLPDIWRRLVDAGLESGHAYGKSLRTAKSCAGSRWCRFGQRDSVGMAVELELRYRGLRSPHKLKLAASGCIRECAEAQSKDVGVIATAKGWNLYVGGNGGTKPRHADLLAQDLGDAELIRTIDRFLMFYIRTAERLERTATWLERIDGGIDHVRDVVLHDSLGLAEELESQMQRHVDAYRDEWQAVLEDPAKLRRFTSAFPAPTGPAGPGHVQVRTHEGDWRSVCLLDDLEPGRGIPVRVGDEPGPIALFRSPDGELFAVSDTDPVSEADVISRGIYGAVDGAPVVTSPMYKQRFDLRTGACLDDENQRLEVHPVRVL
- a CDS encoding hemopexin repeat-containing protein, which produces MAEQTASPGSFYRRIDAVVRAKGNDPITWVLKDNSYVRYDMRENHGFDGYPKLIEGNWPGLVDTFGRRIDAALNRRDQPQIVYLFKDSQYVRYDLDSDKVEPGYPLGIAEAWKGLPPDFQLGIDAAVNHQSDPNVSWIFKDDLYIRYDVPNDKLLGGPTPILRGWRGLPENFQRGIDAAVNSVLDTDKVYLFKDDQYVRYDLVSDRTDSGYPLPVEGNWNFFG